The proteins below are encoded in one region of Casimicrobium huifangae:
- a CDS encoding indolepyruvate ferredoxin oxidoreductase family protein: MSQAPLPTQSLPEAVQRAIQDVALDDRFTLPSGRVYMNGSQALLRLMMLQRQIDERAGLNTGGFISGYRGSPLGAIDQNAWKAKKHLEKSHIKFVPGVNEELGATAVWGTQQLNLYPNAKYDGVFAMWYGKGPGVDRCGDVFKHGNHAGTSKHGGVLLIAGDDHGAKSSTLPHQSDHEFISAVVPVLYPAGVQEYLDLGVHGYAMSRYSGCYVGMKAVTDTVESTASVIVDPDRVKPIIPDDFPLPEGGVNIRWPHTPLEQEKLMHDYKIYMAIHYARVNKLNRIVIDSPRPRLGIMAAGKAYLDVRQALEDLGIDDELAKAIGLRVFKVGMVWPLEPEGVHEFASGLEEILVVEEKRQVLEYQLKEQLYNWKEDVRPQVVGKFDAKGEWVRPHGDWLLPAPFELTPAMIARVIAGRIAKFYVSDKVKQRVEWINEKERALAKTTINIARAPYFCSGCPHNTSTRVPEGSRAVAGIGCHYMAVWMDRASTFTQMGGEGVPWVGQAPFTNEKHIFANLGDGTYYHSGLLAIRQSIAAKVNITYKILYNDAVAMTGGQPHDGPLSPLSIINQVRAEGVQKIAVVTDEPEKYESVSLPSNVPVHHREKLDEIQREFREAPGCTVIVYDQTCAAEKRRRRKIGKFPDPAKRVVINEAVCEGCGDCGVKSNCVSVMPLETEFGRKRTIDQSNCNKDFSCVNGFCPSFVTVEGGALKKPKKVGADAAADFGDLPTPAIPQLTKPFNMLVTGIGGTGVLTVGQVLGMAAFLEGKGLTILDMSGLAQKNGSVMSHVRIAPTQAMLNATRVAAGEANLVLGCDVLTTTAEDSLAKMAVGVTKAVINSAVVMPATFTKNADLKFPLGSMEREISEACGADAVSFLDATKLATRLMGDSIATNLFVLGYAWQKGLVPVLEATILRAIELNGAAIEMNKNAFLWGRRAAVDLKRVEEIAAPKIAVASTIKLSESLDEMIERRTKFLTDYQDAAYAKTYSDFVAFVRQAEGAKLPGKTALTEAVARYYFKLLAVKDEYEVARLHSNGDFEARVAREFEGDYKLNFHLAPPLFAKKDPVTGELKKRQYGPWMMKAFRFLASRKGLRGGAFDIFKNTDERRMEQQLKVDYRRLIEEVVAKLAPHNHALAVQLASVPEDIRGYGHVKERHVKAAKAKEVQLKADFDATKVVIGIASAEAVKAA; the protein is encoded by the coding sequence ATGTCGCAAGCCCCGCTTCCCACCCAGTCGTTACCGGAGGCCGTGCAACGGGCCATCCAGGACGTCGCGCTCGACGACCGCTTTACGCTGCCCTCGGGGCGCGTCTACATGAACGGCTCGCAGGCGTTGCTGCGCCTGATGATGCTGCAGCGGCAGATCGACGAACGGGCCGGGCTCAACACTGGCGGTTTCATTTCGGGCTATCGTGGCTCGCCACTCGGCGCGATTGACCAGAACGCGTGGAAAGCGAAAAAGCACCTCGAAAAATCTCACATCAAGTTTGTGCCGGGCGTCAACGAGGAATTGGGTGCCACCGCCGTGTGGGGCACGCAGCAGCTCAATCTTTACCCGAACGCCAAGTACGACGGCGTGTTCGCCATGTGGTACGGCAAGGGGCCGGGCGTGGACCGCTGCGGTGACGTGTTCAAGCATGGCAATCACGCGGGCACCAGCAAGCACGGCGGTGTGCTGCTGATTGCAGGCGATGACCACGGCGCCAAGTCGTCCACGCTGCCGCACCAGTCCGATCATGAGTTCATCAGCGCGGTGGTGCCGGTGCTGTATCCGGCGGGCGTGCAGGAATATCTCGATCTCGGCGTGCATGGTTACGCCATGAGCCGTTATTCCGGCTGCTATGTGGGCATGAAGGCGGTGACGGACACCGTGGAATCCACCGCCAGCGTGATCGTGGACCCGGACCGTGTGAAGCCGATCATCCCGGATGATTTTCCGTTGCCGGAAGGCGGCGTCAATATCCGCTGGCCGCACACGCCGCTTGAGCAGGAAAAGCTCATGCACGATTACAAGATTTACATGGCGATTCACTACGCCCGTGTAAACAAACTGAATCGCATCGTGATCGATTCACCGCGCCCGCGCCTGGGCATCATGGCCGCAGGCAAGGCGTATCTGGATGTGCGCCAGGCGCTGGAAGATCTGGGGATTGACGACGAGCTCGCCAAGGCCATCGGCCTGCGGGTGTTCAAGGTCGGCATGGTGTGGCCGCTGGAGCCGGAGGGTGTGCACGAGTTCGCGTCGGGCCTCGAAGAAATCCTTGTCGTCGAAGAAAAGCGGCAGGTGCTCGAATATCAGCTGAAAGAGCAGCTCTACAACTGGAAGGAAGATGTGCGCCCGCAGGTGGTCGGCAAGTTCGACGCCAAGGGCGAATGGGTGCGTCCGCATGGTGACTGGCTGCTGCCGGCGCCGTTCGAGCTGACCCCAGCCATGATTGCGCGGGTGATCGCGGGCCGCATTGCCAAGTTCTACGTGAGCGACAAGGTCAAGCAGCGCGTTGAGTGGATCAATGAGAAAGAGCGCGCGCTGGCAAAGACCACTATCAACATCGCGCGTGCGCCGTACTTCTGCTCGGGCTGCCCGCACAACACCAGCACGCGTGTGCCCGAGGGATCGCGTGCCGTGGCCGGCATTGGTTGCCACTACATGGCGGTGTGGATGGACCGCGCCAGCACCTTCACCCAGATGGGCGGCGAGGGCGTGCCCTGGGTCGGCCAGGCACCATTCACCAACGAGAAGCACATCTTCGCCAACCTCGGTGATGGCACCTACTACCACTCGGGCCTGCTGGCGATCCGCCAGAGCATTGCCGCGAAGGTGAACATCACCTACAAGATCCTCTACAACGACGCCGTGGCGATGACGGGTGGCCAGCCGCACGATGGTCCGCTGTCGCCGCTGTCCATCATCAATCAGGTGCGCGCCGAGGGCGTGCAGAAGATTGCTGTGGTGACCGACGAGCCGGAGAAGTACGAAAGCGTGTCGTTGCCGTCCAACGTGCCGGTCCATCACCGTGAGAAGCTCGACGAAATCCAGCGTGAATTCCGCGAGGCACCCGGCTGTACGGTGATCGTGTACGACCAGACCTGTGCCGCCGAGAAGCGTCGTCGCCGCAAGATCGGCAAATTCCCCGATCCGGCCAAGCGCGTGGTCATCAACGAGGCCGTCTGCGAAGGCTGCGGCGACTGTGGCGTCAAGTCGAACTGCGTGTCGGTGATGCCGCTGGAGACCGAGTTTGGTCGCAAGCGCACCATCGATCAGTCGAACTGCAACAAGGATTTCTCCTGCGTCAATGGCTTCTGCCCGAGCTTCGTCACTGTCGAGGGCGGCGCGCTCAAGAAGCCAAAGAAAGTCGGTGCCGACGCTGCGGCTGACTTTGGTGACTTGCCGACACCAGCAATTCCTCAACTGACCAAGCCGTTCAACATGCTGGTTACCGGCATCGGCGGCACCGGCGTGCTGACCGTTGGCCAGGTGCTCGGCATGGCCGCCTTCCTCGAAGGCAAGGGCCTCACCATTCTCGACATGTCGGGCCTGGCGCAGAAGAATGGCAGCGTGATGAGCCACGTGCGCATTGCGCCGACGCAGGCCATGCTCAATGCCACCCGCGTGGCGGCGGGCGAGGCCAATCTGGTGCTCGGCTGCGACGTGCTGACGACGACCGCGGAGGATTCGCTCGCAAAGATGGCCGTTGGTGTGACAAAAGCTGTGATCAACTCGGCGGTGGTAATGCCGGCAACCTTCACCAAAAATGCTGACCTCAAGTTCCCGCTGGGCAGCATGGAGCGTGAGATCAGCGAGGCGTGCGGCGCCGATGCGGTGTCGTTCCTTGATGCGACGAAGCTGGCAACGCGCCTGATGGGCGACTCGATCGCGACCAACCTGTTCGTGCTCGGCTACGCGTGGCAGAAAGGGCTGGTTCCGGTGCTGGAAGCGACCATCCTGCGCGCGATTGAGCTGAACGGCGCCGCCATCGAAATGAACAAAAACGCGTTCCTCTGGGGCCGCCGCGCAGCCGTGGACCTGAAGCGCGTGGAAGAGATTGCGGCACCGAAAATTGCTGTCGCATCTACCATCAAGCTCAGCGAATCGCTCGACGAAATGATCGAGCGCCGCACCAAGTTCCTGACCGACTATCAGGACGCGGCCTACGCCAAAACCTACAGCGATTTCGTGGCCTTTGTGCGTCAGGCGGAAGGCGCCAAACTGCCGGGCAAAACCGCCCTGACTGAAGCGGTCGCGCGCTACTACTTCAAGCTGCTTGCCGTGAAGGACGAGTACGAAGTCGCCCGTCTGCACAGCAACGGTGATTTTGAAGCCCGCGTCGCGCGGGAGTTCGAGGGTGACTACAAGCTCAACTTCCACCTCGCACCGCCGCTGTTTGCCAAGAAGGATCCGGTCACCGGCGAACTCAAGAAGCGCCAGTACGGCCCGTGGATGATGAAGGCGTTCCGCTTCCTCGCATCCCGCAAGGGCTTGCGTGGCGGTGCGTTCGACATCTTCAAGAACACCGACGAACGCCGCATGGAGCAGCAGCTGAAGGTGGACTACCGTCGCCTGATCGAAGAGGTTGTCGCCAAACTGGCGCCGCACAATCACGCGCTAGCGGTGCAGCTCGCGTCCGTCCCAGAAGACATTCGCGGCTACGGTCATGTCAAGGAGCGTCACGTCAAGGCAGCCAAGGCCAAAGAGGTCCAGCTGAAGGCGGATTTTGATGCGACGAAAGTGGTGATTGGCATTGCCAGCGCGGAAGCAGTGAAAGCGGCTTGA
- a CDS encoding DUF1439 domain-containing protein, whose translation MLKRRAILTSVATLVALVVAGFLVWRSSPEFRINIEQSEIQSRVSAKLPLRSCALVVACLEIVNASVVLSEGSDRIGIRSELLASLGSRQYPGVAAFTGKPRYVPGEAKVFVDDLRIDELQMKGMSPEVAELVKLRGPLLLRGVLQTTPIYTIRGNTLKDSFARFALQKVEVIDGMLQLTLRRPNDGG comes from the coding sequence ATGCTGAAGCGACGAGCCATCCTCACCAGTGTGGCGACCCTCGTCGCACTGGTGGTTGCTGGCTTTCTTGTGTGGCGCAGTTCGCCGGAATTTCGCATCAATATCGAGCAGAGTGAGATCCAGTCTCGCGTGTCAGCCAAGCTTCCGCTGCGCAGTTGTGCGCTGGTGGTTGCCTGTCTGGAAATCGTGAACGCCAGCGTCGTCCTCAGCGAAGGCAGTGATCGCATCGGCATTCGTTCGGAGCTGCTTGCCAGTCTTGGCAGCCGTCAATATCCCGGCGTTGCGGCGTTTACCGGCAAGCCCCGATACGTGCCGGGTGAGGCGAAAGTCTTTGTTGACGATCTCCGCATAGACGAGCTGCAGATGAAAGGGATGTCACCAGAAGTTGCGGAACTCGTCAAGCTGCGCGGGCCGTTGCTGCTGCGTGGTGTGTTGCAGACGACGCCGATCTACACGATCCGTGGCAATACGCTGAAAGACAGCTTTGCCAGATTCGCGTTGCAGAAGGTGGAAGTCATCGATGGCATGCTGCAGTTGACACTTCGCCGGCCGAATGACGGTGGATAA
- a CDS encoding YkgJ family cysteine cluster protein, producing MSDSTPTPEESARTWDTRIGAYVNSLPMELRRDEAYLPQDVAAMSASAKVKLRRIYGVMDRLSAATEGYVACQRGCADCCRMNVTISAQEARMIAEASGRIAAPLATSREHDNREFLGQPCPFLVDNACSVYDVRPLVCRSHFSFDATAHWCAPERSTTVQMQLLRFSGARRAYDGVVGDGPATIKADIRDFFPPA from the coding sequence ATGTCGGATTCCACCCCCACGCCGGAAGAAAGCGCCAGAACCTGGGACACCCGAATCGGCGCTTACGTCAACTCGCTGCCCATGGAGCTGCGCCGCGACGAGGCCTACCTGCCACAGGACGTGGCCGCGATGAGCGCCTCGGCAAAGGTCAAGCTGCGCCGCATCTACGGTGTGATGGACCGGTTGAGTGCCGCGACGGAAGGCTACGTCGCCTGTCAGCGCGGTTGCGCAGACTGCTGCCGCATGAATGTGACTATCTCCGCACAGGAGGCAAGAATGATTGCCGAAGCGAGTGGCCGTATCGCCGCACCGCTGGCGACGAGTCGCGAACATGACAACCGCGAATTTCTCGGCCAGCCCTGCCCGTTTCTGGTCGACAACGCATGCTCCGTGTACGACGTCCGTCCACTGGTTTGTCGTAGCCATTTCAGCTTCGATGCCACCGCGCATTGGTGCGCGCCGGAACGATCCACCACAGTACAGATGCAACTGCTGCGCTTCAGCGGCGCACGACGAGCCTACGACGGCGTCGTCGGCGATGGGCCGGCGACAATCAAGGCAGACATCCGCGATTTCTTCCCGCCGGCATAG